One genomic region from Phragmites australis chromosome 1, lpPhrAust1.1, whole genome shotgun sequence encodes:
- the LOC133914824 gene encoding UBP1-associated proteins 1C, translating to MVWFQCEDCGENLKKPKLAGHFRCCSAYKLSCIDCGEFFSQDTVQAHTQCISEAEKYGPKGQSKPSNGVQGKPDKPKPNADVDINVGLSTRPPWFCSLCKTTTTSKQTLLLHADGKKHRAKAKAFHVSQKQANGTAQTLDEKETGGVPTKEPIQVNDGKSADSKGDEDKDSGKRKRVDDTTTEEPDNVKRQTLSSLSIGEVIQAENGKPENKTNSERTADELPSGADRKNVDKQKIKWKKIVTKALKTNPDGVMKLKKLQKLVIKKLQECGLTEDKEGLRATLMDKITSSSRFSVDGKRIRLVAKNEES from the exons ATGGTGTGGTTCCAGTGCGAGGACTGCGGCGAGAACCTCAAGAAGCCCAAGCTTGCCGGCCACTTCCGCTGCTGCTCCGCCTACAAG CTTTCGTGCATCGATTGCGGCGAGTTCTTCAGCCAGGACACCGTGCAGGCGCACACCCAATGCATCTCCGAGGCC GAGAAGTATGGTCCCAAGGGACAGAGCAAGCCATCCAATGGTGTGCAGGGTAAGCCAGATAAGCCAAAGCCAAATGCCGATGTTGATATCAATGTTGGGCTATCGACACGGCCTCCATGGTTCTGCAG CCTATGCAAGACTACTACCACTAGCAAGCAAACTCTCTTACTACATGCTGATGGAAAGAAGCACAGGGCAAAAGCAAAAGCCTTTCACGTTTCTCAGAAGCAAGCAAATGGAACTGCACAGACTCTAGACGAGAAGGAAACTGGTGGTGTGCCAACAAAGGAACCTATACAAGTAAATGATGGGAAGAGTGCTGATAGCAAGggagatgaagacaaagatTCTGGGAAAAGGAAGAGAGTGGATGACACGACCACAGAGGAGCCAGATAATGTGAAAAGACAAACTTTATCGAGTTTGAGCATCGGAGAGGTGATACAAGCTGAAAATGGAAAGccagaaaacaaaacaaatagtGAGCGTACTGCAGATGAACTACCCAGTGGTGCTGACCGTAAAAATGTTGATAAACAAAAAATCAAGTGGAAGAAGATTGTTACTAAAGCACTGAAGACG AACCCGGATGGAGTTATGAAGCTAAAGAAGCTACAAAAGCTAGTCATTAAGAAACTTCAGGAATGTGGTCTGACTGAAGATAAGGAGGGGCTCCGTGCTACCTTGATGGATAAA ATAACCTCAAGCTCCAGGTTTTCTGTTGATGGAAAACGCATTAGATTGGTGGCGAAGAATGAAGAATCTTAG
- the LOC133888571 gene encoding uncharacterized protein LOC133888571 — protein MMFLLEATPFLRELSVAVQKHFCHGEYNNEARNRRLFWKHSDFRHNHLENLKIAGFEAEDKYLTFVRVVMERATNLKTIVLTDEEPCGHCYFPDKTSSPIGSWYPKNENEDPITKQLKDGFSSSVQIIFLR, from the exons ATGATGTTCCTCCTTGAAGCCACGCCATTTCTCCGGGAACTCAGCGTCGCG GTCCAGAAGCATTTCTGCCATGGAGAATATAACAATGAGGCAAGGAACCGGAGACTGTTCTGGAAACATTCAGATTTCAGGCACAACCATTTGGAGAATCTGAAGATTGCTGGCTTTGAGGCAGAAGACAAATACTTGACGTTTGTAAGAGTGGTCATGGAGCGAGCAACAAACCTTAAGACCATCGTTTTGACTGACGAAGAGCCTTGTGGCCATTGCTATTTTCCAGATAAGACGTCCTCACCGATAGGATCATGGTATCCGAAGAACGAGAATGAAGATCCCATAACGAAGCAGCTCAAGGATGGGTTCTCTTCGTCtgttcaaataatattcttGAGATGA